The following nucleotide sequence is from Strigops habroptila isolate Jane chromosome Z, bStrHab1.2.pri, whole genome shotgun sequence.
ATTTATTGACATTACTTGTGTCTGACTAAAGCTGATCAAAAGCTGGAACAGCCTTtccatgaagaaattaaaaaccttAGGCATGCACACATACATCTGGTAACATCTTGTAGAAGAAAACTTCTCTTCCCACCTCCCTACTCCCTGCTTGTTTCAATTTGAGGTAtgggaaaaagtaattaaaaggCCTTTCCCTATAGAATTACCCCAATCTCATTATCAGTCCTCAAGCTTACATGCTCACAGCAACATGTCAGCTTCATGCAGTTTGCCAGGGCTCTTGTTCAAAGCAACCTTCAGACACAAGAGCCCTAGACCCAACCCAAGGCATCTGTGTGAGGAGCCACTCTGGATTAAACAATATCCCAATCCAAGTCCACCCACAGTCTATCAGGAAGCTGGCAGATAATATGTATACACTGACAAAGcctttttcttagaaaaagacatttctacTTATTTCAAGAATGGATGCAACTGATTTATTCCACCAGAAACAAGCCCCGCAGCATCATACAGTGTTATTCCTATGGAAACTCCAAAAAAAtaccagcagctccagcaacCCAGCAGCCCTGCAAGCCCTGTGTATGATGAATGTGTTATTTAGTGGGTTTGTGTAATTACCAATATCTCAGAGAAGACAGTGAAACATACTGTACCTTGTAAGACTTCCTCTGGGCCATCCAAAAGCCACCCATTTCCACCCAGCCAGCGGGGTTTAGGCTGAACCAACCAGTCTAAAACTgtaaaagacagaaacaagaaaCCACAGAGACAAGGTGGAGTAGCCACAGGGCACACGGTGGTGGAGAAGTCACAGGTTTCCTCTAACAGCCAATGATGATTTTGACAGGCTCTCAAAGGATGGATTTGGGTTTTCGGCGAGATACTTATATTCATCCTCATGTTGTCCCAATGGCAAGAGAGCCATGAATGTTATCTGGGGCCACAAGAACCTGGTGTCATAAAGGCCAAAGCAGCTACTGTTTCCCATCCTCCCTTGCCAGGGCACGGATCAGATGAGATGTCATCTTTGCTTCTAGCTCAGATTGGGATTACATCTCTTCCTGAATATGTAATGCCAGGAAAAGAATTGTCCTCTATAGTGTGTGCTGGTGGAAATTTTGCAATGCCAGCTGGCATTGCATAATTGCTTTGATTCAGCAATCATCCCAGAAATCAGTGGAACTGAAGCTTTATCCTCAACTCACACTCAAACTATGCCTCccacccaaaccccagcacacATGGGGATGACTCCCACTATTCTGCATGCTTCTCTCTACCACCAGGGCCACCCTACCTGGCGGTGGCTGTACAGACTCCAGGCAGGCATAGATGCACCCGTTGTAGCAGCAGCGCTTATGCCTCTCACACTCAGAGTCTGAGCGGCAGCTTGGCACCTCGCAGGCTCTCTCAGGCAAGGTCTGGGGTGGAGGGGGGCACCGGTCGTTCTTCTGGTAGTGGgaactgtgagaatgaagaggGTACTCATAATCcttgcaaagagaagaaaaggaaacaaaggttTGGCATGAGATGAATACCAAATATCCCATCAGATGAAACACACAAAGGATTTTCAAAGTGGTTTTCAAGTATTCATTAGGGACAATGAACAGTTCAGCTCCCTGAACACAGCACACTGAAGAGAAAGCCATATGATCACCTTAACACACTGCTTTGGAAACCCATATTATTTTGTGGaacttattttataattaagGCTATTGTAATGGCAATAAGGAGGTAAAAACCCCATCCTTTAAAGTCTTTTATGTGTGCTTGGGAAATAGCAGGAAAGACTCCCTGCATCCTCATGATGAGCATGCTATAACACTTTGATAGTAACGCAGTGGAAATGATGGCACTGTATTGGTTTGAGGTTACATCCCCAGATGGGATGTGGAACTAATGTTCCAGGTAGCACCTGGCTCCTCAAAGGCTCCTTCTGCCTTTATCACCTTCTTTTTGACCAGAATTTACAGGCGAGTCTTTCAGGCTTACCCAGTGCAGGGTCCTGGGTTGTTAATTTAGAGACCATCGCTAAAACATGCAATGATCTGGGGGAGATCTGTGTGGGTGATGTCAGTTTAATCCCTAAGAAAATGAGGCTGTGTTTGGTTACAGGAGAAAGGAGCCCAGCTGCTCATCGCACACCAAAAGGACAAGGGAGATTTAAAGTGGATTAACAGGCAGAGGATTTTACCAGAAACGTCTATAAGAGGCAGCATTCAGATGTTATTCACACTGGTGGCATTTTAGCAAGAAGCCAACTCCCTCCGACGGAGAGGTGAATCACCCAAGCCCACTCTTTTCTCACCTATGTCTAAACTACTCATCTCTGGGCTTAAGCTCAGCTCCCCAGAGCAGCATAAAGTACTCAGATAGGgcaattattttgaaaatgtattacCGAACACTAATAAGCTCTAATCAAATCAAAACATGTATTCTGGATTTGCACTTTTAACACAGCATCTAGACAGAGGTGTGAGGTGAGAGCTGCCATGCACTTGCTAGTAGGCTGTTAACAGTCCTATATACACTTGGCCCCATCACTGCTGTGTTATGAAATCAGTGACAAACAACTGGGGTTGTTATTCCAAGAAACTACATGGTGCAACTGTCCCTGAGGGGTCTTTATGAAATTTCACCATCTGGTTATGGAGAAATTTGAGGTGCGACTAATATCCCTCTTTATCTACATGCTGCTACATCCTTGGTGTTGAAACCTGCCAATAGCTTCTGAGCAGCACATGTGCCTTTGCAAAACAGTGTGTCCACACATGAACTGTCTGAAAAATGCCCTAGGAGAGGCCCCAGGAGGCCCATTGCCCTGGGTACTGACTGCTGGCCTCTGCTGCTACACGACTAAGCAGCAATCAATTATCCTTAATGGAGAAAACAGCATCATCTTCACTCCTTTGGGATAATTTGTCATGTAGAGAATGAAGGCAATCCCAAGGGACACCAAAAGCAGAAACTATGCACACTGGCTGTGGTACTGATGTAGAAATTTCACTTCCATACTGTACATAGCATAGAATTGTATTGATAAGGTGGTGGGGTAAACCCCAAAGCTGACCTCTGTTCTTTGAGATACAATGAgggagaaatggaaagcagaaagcttttccACTGTCTGGCTCCACAGCGTTTGTCAGCCAGTGAAGTATAGAGAAAAGTCAGGATGATTagaagttttaatttctgctaCAAAGGTGTATGTCGAAGAAAATCCATATCCCGATGATAGCTATAACTGGTGaaagaatgtgtgtgtgtctgtgtctgagACAGAGAATTCCTAATATTTCAACAAATGACAGCTGCGTGCCCCGTTCCCAATATCAATAAAgaattttattcactttttccttAGTTGTTTCCACTcatcaaacaaaaaactacTCAAAAACTCTTCTGTGAGGTTGTTTTCCCATGAATTGCTGGGCTTTTTGAACCACAAAATAGGTTTGAAAAAAGACACAATTTCCTAATTGTGATGATATTTTCAATGTTGAAGTGTAAGACAAGGTGTAAGCTACCACATTATCCCGTTCCTCAAAAGCTGACAACACTACAGCTTTGAAATAACATGCTTTTGAATTTAAGATACTGCAAGTTCaacttttgtttgctgttgttggattttaaataaagaaaatgttcgGACCAAGTATAATGTGGAGATAAAAGAGAGTATTTAACAGTAAACCTATGCAGTTCCAAACACTGAACAGGTCTCCTTGCTGGAGGAAGTGTTCATCCTGGAAGGtcacagtttattttctattattggAAATGTCAGCTGCAGGCTGTAATGTGACCAAAATAATACTGGCAAATAATGgatagatgaaaaaaaaccccaaaccccaaacaattacTGCAGTTGCTTCACAGATGATTCAGAAACCAAGAAGCCAAAACTGCAATGAACAGTTGGACCAGTGAGTAAGATTTCTGTTTGGGAACAATCTAACATTTTTAGCCAAATAACTTTGTACCTCATGACCTCCCTGCCCATTTTCTCTGTTCACCTATTGCTCTGAacctctttctttcaaaatctcACAGTCAAAAAGCCCATGACCATGCACATATGATCTAATAAAACCATTGCCACTGGTTTACCGATGCATAAACCATCCCAGGGGGAAGCAGAATTCCATCATTCCCAAAATAACCTGGGTATGGATGTCTCCAGGTATGGGTTACAAGGTCTTTTTAAAAGTGCTCCCAGGATTTATAGTTTGGCTCTGAGCATAGCTTGGATTTATTAATCTTTATAGATTGTGACAACAGTCCAGATTTCTTCGTTTAAGAACATATTTCAATGCAGGAAGCAAACTGGTGTTTCCCAATGAGacttattaaataattttaatgccTGTATCTGCTTTAGAGAAACCCAGAAACAAACTAAAAGAGAAAGTTCAGAGTTCAGCTCAGGAACCCTGGAGGTCAGGaaagatgacaaagaaaaacctgaatGCAATCATTTACTCTCAACCCATATTTTCTATAGTAACTGTGGGCTACGGTCTGCCTCCAAATCTGTTCTATTATTTGTGCCTGAAACTGGACCCTGGTCTTGTGTCAAAGCACAATTCTCTGCCAATTCATATTCTGCATGGCCTGAATATTGCATGTGAGGTTTATTCCCAGCCTCTAGTCACCAGTGCTGCCCCAGCAGGTATTTCCAGACACTGGCCACAAACCACCTCTTCTCTGAAACAACATAGGCAGGAGGAATTTAGAGCCCTTTAATATTTCTATCCAAGACCTGGAAAAACACAGATTATCAGTGATCAAACTTGCAAATACCAGACTGAAAGGGGGTTAAATAGGACAAGACCAAAACAATAGGAATAATATTCTGCTATTGACTCTGGATTAATAGTTCTGGTTCTGATGTTGGCAATACTGGAAGATAGATAGTCTCAAAATTAGGGTGGGCTCAAAGGAGATGCATAATGGCAATTAGAGGGCTGGAAAGCAAGGAATGCAGTGTACATGCAGGTTTCAAAGGGGAGGCTGAGGGCTGCTCTGGTCATATATTACTCTGAGGCATATGTGGGACAGAAATCTCATGGGACGTGTGATAATCTGGTAGATGAAGAGGGTATCTCAGTGTTGATTTATGACAGCTAGCTGGAGGGTAAATAAATTGCTGGAAGAACATTACAGCAGCTGTGAGGAATTCTTCATTTCctgaaatctttaaaagaaagctgatttttttcttaaacacttGATGCAGTTGACACTGGAATAGAATCAAGACTGCCCCAGGTTTTCCCAACAGATATGTGGGTGTCTTGATAATGAATTGAAGCCTTCTCCCAGGTAATTCCCTCCTTCTGCCTTTTGGGAATAGTCCACaggctgtgcaggagctgcagaacaCCAGCTGCAAATCACTGCACTTGACAAGCATCCCTCTGGCTGTAAAATAGGTGGATTTGCTAATAGCTGGAAGCCCAGCTTCTCCATCCCATTGTGACtgccagatttttcttctcactgcattccctctcctcttcctcccttgaCTGTTCCCACTTGACCCCTCCTTGCCAACCAATACCCTTCCTCAGACACCTGAACAAAAGACTCCTGGCCAGACCTCAAGCCATCTCCTCATCAACATTTGCTCGTCATTCCGTGGCCAGCAGCTTGGTGGATGCATTCCTCCTACCGTAGACTCAGATATTTTGGAGTCAGACAACACATCTCTCAGTCAGCTCCTTACCCCTCACCACCTCCTCCCGCTATGGACCTTGCCTGTGTCTTTCTGGGGGTCCCACAGGGATGTCTATGTCCCATCTCCTGTATGGCTGCATGTTGCCGTAAGCACCTCCATCTGTTATCCCTCTATCCAAGTGACTCACAAATCAGTTGTTCCACCCACAGCCTCTGATTTTCAAACTGGAGGGAACATACAGCATTTGGTAGAAGAGAAAGCATCTctctgagaaacagcagaacagaCTCCTGGTGGATAAGAGGATGGAGATCGGCCGTCTTCCTCCTTGCAAGGCtttgaggagaaggaaaaagcaaagtatgTTCTGTTTTCCCAAGATAAGATGTTTCTATCAATATGAGCAATTCTATCTGAGCTTGTCATATCAGTAGCACCTGGATTTATGGCTGCCAGAAAAAACAGGCCCTTGAAGAACTGCAGATTGAAAGAGGAGGATATATCCTCAGGGGAGCAGGCTCTGTGTCTCTGCAGAGGACATTATCTGAAGATCAACATGTAAATTCCTGTTCTGCTCCTGCCCTATCTCTCTGGGTCATTCACTTCATACCTACTATTGAATTTGAGCTTCGCATTGAAGTGTGACAGAACAACATAGTAATAAATACAGTTTCCAGTGAGTGACTTTGCAGGAAACACAACTTTTCATGTCACcattttccagttaaaatgCAAACCAGATAATACCTTGTCCCAAGGGGGGctacaatgaagaaaatgtcttcTTGTAAAATATTGGGGTGCCTTTCAATATTAGCATAATGTTTTCTGCCAAATTTCAAGGAGGCAAGAACAGAGCATTTCAGTTCATTCAGCACAGGCAAAAGACCTGTGTCACACTTCTGAGTCAGCAATCACACCAACCTGAAGTAGCTGTCCCCAGTCATCACTCTAGACAGTCTTTTGGCTCAGACACACCAGAACAAGACACAGCACCATCGTTTTCTCTGTTCACAGTAACTCATTCCTGCTCTAAGAACTGATGCAGGTTTGGAAGCAGTGGCTGCACTTAGGACCCCACACCAGTCTGTTGAAAGCGGGCAGGGATGTAGGGGATAGCGGGGAGCTCTGCTCCCAGAGAAGGGAGCAGGCAAGGCACAGCCAAGAGACTGGATTTCTCTGATCGAATCCTTATGCCCATTAAAGTGATCAGCCCGTTACTCTGACACTGTGCATCTGGAGgtctctgtgctgcagtgatTTACAAAACCCTAAGCAATGTCACCATCCCTTTAGGACCCATTATCACTAGAAGTTTGAGACATTTGCCCAAAGTTACCCcagaaggcagaggaggaacgGGGCAGGGAACTCTTCTTCCTGCTCTAAGCAATATACCACATTATCTTCTACCATTAAATCTATCCCCCACTATGCATGTTTTTCATTCCCCTTTTCCCCATTCACACTTCCCGTGCTGTCCCATGATGTCCCTAGGGACAGCGGTGACGGCTGCTGTACCGACGTCTTCTCAGTGTTCCAAGCATGCTTTACACATTTCCCATTGCGACAGCTAGGTGGCAAAAGTTTAGTAGAGCTTGGGAAACTTATTGTAATCCGTTTATAAAGACACAGCCTGCGGATTCAAATACTTCTTATTCTAAAATGatacatggaaagaaaactccCTTTTCACAGTGAGCACACCCAGCTCCCCCAAAATCACCCCACCACAGTGTACTCACATCgtatttctctgtcattttcaGATGTAGAGCACGCTTCCAGAGATTCCTTGCACAGCCCGAGTCTGGCAGCAAAACTAAGACACACAAGGCTGCTGTGAGGATCTTTTTACAGAAACGCATCTCTGGCAGCAGCCTCGAATCCATTTTCCCAAGGAAAGATCAAGTAAGCAGCCCGGCTTTCGGGATCCAGGCGACCAAAGCCTTCGTGAGGATAGGGAGGGagacagggagggagggagagtgAGGGCTGACCGCTGCTGAGAGCCGCTTTTCCCTGCGCAGCTTCTGGGAAggcaaaggggaagagaaaaaaaaaccacccgAGCCCACaaaccaggagctgctgttgaACTTCTTTACTCCAAGTTAGCTCAGGTTCTCGGCTCGCATGTCCGCACAAAGCACACGCTCTCCTACAGTGATAGATGGGAAGATTATTTGTGAAGATTATTTTTAGACCTTTGTTCCCAACATCTGGCATCCTCAGAGAGCCCCATTCAGAGCCAAGGCGTGGGATCAGATGACAGCTGCCGCAGGGGGAAATAAAGGTCTTGGAGGGGTGGGCTCGGCAGCTTTGAGCAAACAGCTCACCCAAACTTTCTGAGCCTCACGGCTTTCCCTTTGTGTGCTTCCCACTGTGCCCTGAGCTGTGCTTTGGGATCGTGTTTTGACAAAGTGATAATTTCATATAAAGATTGCTTGAAGGAAGTGATTTAAAGGTACGACAAAAACGCAGGGGCTTTAATTAAACCAAATTGACGTGAGCTTTCTGCAAATGATTTCGAAGAAGGGGAAGACGTGGCCattggggaaaagaaatccatATTCATGGGTGGGGAATAGGGAAGGAAGGTGGTTTAGAAATGACATGACCAAATGGAAGGAAGGGGACGTGAGTCAGGCTGCGCCTGACAatgggagagatggagagacTGGATATGAGGTATTAAACACCTGCACAGACATTCAGGCACCCATGTGCCTGAAGGATAAGAATGGACTTATGAAATCAGGCTGAAAGCAccccagcatcctgcctggGACAGAGGTGGAGGCAGGGGGCAAAGTATGAGAATAGGGCAACTGTTAACATACACGTGTAcagatacatatatacatatgtatacatatcCATGCATACACTTTCACAGCCTTCCCTAATGTTCAGGGCTTGCTGAGCCAAATGTGGGCGCCGTTTATTTTATTATCATCTATGAatttctcctccagcagctccagcctccacctggaaagaagaaagaaatggaactACAAAGCCAGTCGAGTTAAGAGCACTAAGCCCTGATTGCCTTCAATTTACCCTGACTGCAGCCCCACTCTGTAGCCTAGGCAGAGCAGAGTGAAGGCTGGAtgcactgaatttattttatatctgcTGTAAAATGGGTCTGCAcaggcatgaaaaaaaaaatcttccagttCTTCCTTATACCTGAAAGCTGTGGCAAGTCACTTGGATCCATGTTTAAGTATCAATAGCTGCATGTAGGTGGTAGCCAAAGGATTCCATCTCCAAGCTTGCCAGAATATGGTGATGGGAATCTGAAGAAAAGGGAGGCATGGGTTATAAAAGCTCTGTATTTAATGGaatatatttgatttatttagAGATAAGGGGATTACAGAGTTTTTAGCAGTAACTGCTTTGGGACAGTTTTGTACAGACCTCTACTGCTGTCGAAAGTTTCTTAGCAACAAAACCTGTTCAGTTCATGCCAGGGAATTTAGCTGGTAAGAAAAGCCAAGCAAGGACTACTGTTAAAGCAGACAAAGCAGGATGGGGAAAGAGAATGAAGAGTTAAATTGGGGATGTTCACCTCCCTCACAGCTGCAGCAATAAGAGGTCCTCCTGGGACCAGCAGAGTGAACTACCTTGCTTTCGTGGAGTTCATGGACTCCCAAAGGAGCTCTGAGGGCAAGTGCCATAGAGGGGGATCTCTGCGGAGATGCAACGACTTTATGTTGCTCTGAGTTTGTATAATCTTCATCACTGCTTGATCAATAGGTTGCTCCTGCAATTACACGACAGGTGTGAGCAAGGTTTTGGAGGCTGACAGAACATGGGGGGACCCCATGGCACAGTTGTTTCAGGCATGGGTGGGGCTGGAGAACCTTTCATGGCACAGAGGCTTCATCACCCTCCACCACCAGCCTTCTGAGAAGGCCCTCTCATCAGAAAGCATAGCTCCAGGTCCCTGTCACTTGTTTTGCACTATCCTGCTGGTTCTCCTCTCTCCCAGAGCTATAGTCACCcatttaaaacagtatttatcccagttttgctttaaacagATCATTTCCCTCTGGCtgtcttctcttctgcatttaATAAGGACAACTGTGAAAACTCGTGTCCACGGGTCAGTCTCTGGCTACGCAAAGTGACTCACTAATGACTCAAGTGTTGCCTTCAGGTGAAGACAGTACCTACAGGTCATCATCATCCCCACCAAATGTCATCTGAAATCAGCAGTTGTTTAGTCTGAGAGACTTTAGTGCACTCACCTACAAGAGGCTCCTTGCTCCCGCCACAGAGAAGTTCATGTCTAACCAAGTTCACTTCTGAATGGcccattcagaaaaaaaagggaagaaaaaaaaaagagaagcagctttgactttctgaagaatttcttGTTTAACAAAGCAGTTCTCATCAGGTTAATGGCCGAAACTATTAGTATAAAGCATTCTTAGCAGCTTGTGAAGTAATTATAGGAATCAGACACTAATCCTTAGTAAACAATAATTAGAAATTTAATAATTAGGCAATAATTAGAAATTTAAAGTTTACTGCTAAACAGAGTTCTGAGTTGTGTTACTTTAAGTGCTCGTGTTTGATGATGTATGATGTTTTCAAGACTTTtactacaaaaagaaaaagagaaaataaactgcctctttcttttaaactacATCTTATCCACACACAACAGTTGGGCCACAGTCATTTACTCTTGGTGGAGCAACTCCCTCTGGTGATGGTTACATCTATATAAAGTTGCTGTATTGCTATGCTATGCAATATGGAGTAAATGATGCTGGCATAAGACATCCttgtattattaaaatgttttggctAGATTTGGCTCCTGCATGTCTGAAATGTTGGTCATTCAGCAGGCAGGCAGTTAGACTGACAGCTGGAGAAAAGAGATATGATTAGTAATGTACATAACTGTAGCCACGTGAGCAATGAGCTCAGGGAAAGCATTAAGGTAAAAAGAGCGCATCCGGCCACATGTAAATGTGTGTGAACCAGTGGGCGAATTTTCTACTAGTGAAAGTTTACAGCGGTCTTGGTTGTGTCATTCATAAtaaattggtttttttctgtatgcttgTTCAGGAAATAGCAGAATATCACTAACTCAAGATTCCTCTGCTTCAAGATTTGTGGTGAGGTTCCTCGCAACAAATTCCCACTGCCTTCAAGGATGTTAAATGAGATCGTTCATACATCATCACTAGACAAAAAGTCATCTCCTGTGCACAGATCTGCATGAATTCCCATTCCACAAATGGTTTCAATAAGGCAAATTCTGCAGTAACATAAATTGCTGTCAGATGATAGTGGGAGGACATGGCCATGACTTGAGCATCTCCGCAGGACCTGTAAAACCTTCAGCATCATTTGTTACAGCGAGGAAGATGTATCTGAATAAAACGACAGGCATTTTATCAGGCAAGGAGAATAAAATCACTTTTGGAACCAGCGTTTGTGCTGCCTGATTAGAATGAATTAAATAATGGTTTTTAAAAACGTTCTCAGGGAGGTTCTAAGTGAAAGTCACAGAGTGTTTGTGCAGCcaaggaaaaatgtctttctccAGCCAAAAAAACAAGTGAGGTAGGTCAGCCTAAGCCAAGACTTCCcttttcccagaggaaaaaTCTGACTTTTAAGGAAAGATTATGTCAAAGAGAGAGTTTCCTAAGAGCACACAACTCCAGCAGCACGAGGTGACTCATTTTAGCTTGATATAATCACCATACCTTTTTGCCAGGGGTGGCTGCAATTCCTTATCCGTGGCATTTACAGGCCTGCTGTTTCCTCACCAGCTCTGGATAGGTTCTGTTGCCAAGAGCGAAGGGCAGTGGTTTTCTGGGGGTTAGGCAGGTTAGAGGTTATTGATATAACCTGATCTGGTGGGCGGTGAGGTTACAGCTGCTCTACCTCACCCCATCTCCTGCACATCCGGGTGCTGGTCCTGATGGATGTACCACTTAGAACAGGGTTTATGTGGCCTGGGGGAGACCAGCAGACGCGTGCTGGGATCAGCAAAGGGTGATAGAGCCCTTCCCAGGGCTTCTTGGGGGTCAGGACCAACTACACtgatcacaaagaaaaaagctaatgCCCCTTCCTGCTACTCCAGCTGCCTTGTGAAGGCTCAGCGTTCATGGTTTACCAGTTAGACTTTCACTCAGTTTTAGGAAATCAGCAAAACCAAGTAAATCCAGAGTATTTTTGTTGTGAATATAATCATGGAAAAGCCATAGCCTTGATTCAGTTTCCCTGATTCATCTAGATCTACCATGTAAAATTCACTTCCACACTGTAGGAAGTGCTGGGCTACCCAGCAATGATAGATGGCATCATTTTTACCTGTACGGTCATCCCTCCAAGCTGTGCTTTCTGCAAGATATCCTAAAGCAGCAATATTATAattattatgttatttttcttgcctAGGAGCCCAGCCAGTGACTGGCTTTGCTCACTGCAGGTGGGTGAATGCGATAATTCTCAAACAGAAGAAACTGCAGCATCTCTTGAGGGGTGATGCTGAATGCAGATGATACACTCCCTTACCCAGGAGGTTATTCTATGGCCAGCTCTACAGGAAGACACCAAATCTGGGTTTTCAATATGGATCCATTCCTTCTCTGAGCAGGAGAAGCTGGCTATTGTGTCTGTGCCAGATGTTTGCTACCAGTGAACTCCACTGGGAATTTATAGGCTGAAATAAAAGATCAAAAGCAATTCAAAACACAGACAGGTGATTCTCTTTAAGCATCTGGCCTCAAGCCTTCAC
It contains:
- the WFDC1 gene encoding WAP four-disulfide core domain protein 1 isoform X1, which produces MDSRLLPEMRFCKKILTAALCVLVLLPDSGCARNLWKRALHLKMTEKYDDYEYPLHSHSSHYQKNDRCPPPPQTLPERACEVPSCRSDSECERHKRCCYNGCIYACLESVQPPPVLDWLVQPKPRWLGGNGWLLDGPEEVLQAEACSTTEDGDEPLHCPTGYECHIINPGNMAEGIPNRGQCIKLRGTPDGRNLRHKYYKEYFGSSSNNVVGYVKNQQKHLG
- the WFDC1 gene encoding WAP four-disulfide core domain protein 1 isoform X2 — its product is MTEKYDDYEYPLHSHSSHYQKNDRCPPPPQTLPERACEVPSCRSDSECERHKRCCYNGCIYACLESVQPPPVLDWLVQPKPRWLGGNGWLLDGPEEVLQAEACSTTEDGDEPLHCPTGYECHIINPGNMAEGIPNRGQCIKLRGTPDGRNLRHKYYKEYFGSSSNNVVGYVKNQQKHLG